The genomic window CATCTTTGTTCATAAAAAAGAACAATATTTGTGACTTAAATGACCTACCAGACAGTGCTATCAAAGTGTTCATCAGTAACTCAAGGTATTTTTTAAGCAAATGATGCTTGTGCATCCGTTTATctaacaccagtatatatatcacaataagtTTTCCCAGACAATAAAACAACACATGGATAAAGTAAAAAATAGAAAACTGATCTTGAAAGTATCCCTCAACACACACAATAAATCTCACGATACTGCCCCTTATCTGGCCTTTGCCCGCCACTGACAGTATATCTAATCTATAGTGCCCTCACATGTCAGAAGACAGTAGAAATATGATTCAATGACCCACATTTTGTCAATATTCAGTAAAACCTTTCATTGGACCATTTGTTGATCATCAATATACCTGCAAGCCCATCTTTCcctttgtttttcaaaatttctaCCATATCTCACCCTCCATATATTGCTCCATTTAAGATTCTAGGTATCAATAacgatggcagtataacaaggtttactctATATGAATAGGGAAATCtataaattttacataacatgtatAACTATAGCACAAAAGATATGTATTCAATGCCAGAATTCAATACCATATATGGAGACATTTACAGGGTTGAATAAAGAAGACTGGAAACACAATATAAAGAGAGAGAAGACCTGAGAAGGTAAGCAAGGACTAGAGTGATATGTGACAAGtctaaaatacatatatacacatacaaataaacaattgaGCACGTAAATATATAGCTGTATACTGCAAGAAAGCTCGAAGTTGTGAATTATTTATGCCAGTATGTAAAAAGAAAGTCCAGAAGAATAATCATCAGGTAaaaatcaatagaaattgtaAAAAATACACCGGTAAATTTCTCTGGACATCCTCAATTGTACCTTCATAACTTGAACTCTCatcattcaaaattttacatgtCCATAAAGTGAACTGAGTTTTAATGAAAGATCAGTCCGAATCTGTAGCAATTATTACTCTtcatagatatacatgtagctagaAAAATAATGAGTTCAACAACTTCCTGAAAAACTTACTCATGCTATGTATTTGGAAACAGACTTCAATCATTATGGGAAACAAATTTCAGATACATTTCACACTTTCACTACCCTTTTACTGGTTTTTTCTGTATACAATATGGTCTCTTCAAATTATACTATGGCTGATTTGTCTTAGTAGTaaattacagtacatgtgtgTTCATAACCATTACGATCCCTTCTACCAGTGGGGGTCAAAAATAGGGCTGGGGTGTAGGCTCATAGCTGGGTATGGACTTACTCCcagatatatataagtatggaaaaaaataagcaagtgtatatcaatatgtttAAGTAATCTACttcctattatatatatatgctacatAAATTTGATtacaaactgaaaaaaaaccttGTAATAACTGAGAACTCTTTACACGTGTCATGCTGGTCTTTGTGTGActatagtacaatgtatatgtgttttaGACCTACATACTAATGAAGCAATTTTACAGATTATTTCAGCCTAAAAGTTTTGGGTGCAATATTCTGATTCTGCCATCAAAACAGGAAGGGCGGGCAactatatgtacataattatttatGTATACAGTAAGTATCTTCCATTAGAAATCAAACACAGCACTACACTGGTGGCAAAAGTaacaaacaaaagcaaacaTAAAACTGATAACAATAGATctacatatatagtaatatgtaaaacgaataaaaaaaatgtgaaagcatattttagtgattgtaaaAACAAgtcatttgtttaaaaatgttgaccaaaaacataaacaaaagaTACCCAGTAACCAAAGGCACTTGTTCGTCATTAAATATAGACATTGGTATGAAAAAAAGCACAGCAAAAATTGTTACGTGTAGACAACATTATATTAAGATGAAAATTTGCATCAACTACATGTAAAGTGACTTTATAGAGTGGAACATGAGTAATGCCAGACATTGAGGACATCTGTGTAGGACACTACCAAACACACAGAGTGTGTGCTTCCTGACAGGATACatgtttcatttcatatttttattggttcaaatatgaaaaaaagtgtaatttttcattaattttgccCACTAGAGCAAACAATAACAGTTctatttaatgaatattttcagATAGTTACTTTACTGgtaaaaaaaaggataaaaatattattatataatggcGATGTTTTAGGTGAATAAAATGCCAAAACGAATCTGTGAATACTTTCATGCTAGACATCAAAATATACATGATTCCCACCAGTGAGAAGAGCATGTAACTTATTTAACACACACAACCTGTATAACCCATACAGACACTCCATACATAATTCAACATGTACCACATATCTGGTATAACAAACTCTTCGTTGATCGcgatttcaaaatattttaaacatgtcTAGTTCAGCCATTTTCAACATTCctgattttcttttcattcttgATAATTTTGTCCAAATATCACTTTCTCCGTATTATTGTACTTCATTGGTCCTGGAAAATAAAAAGAactcatttaaaataaaatatctttacaaTATCACCAGGCAAGTTgaacatttttaatttcatttttgcaCATTTGTGAAACAATTTTTGTCCATTTCCTGATTAAAAGtataaatgaccctagctgtttaACCTCATAATACATAAACAATATCACTGATAACCTGAGACTTATATTAGGTTCACCTACCAAAGAGAATACAAGTCTAGGATACAGCGGGTGGTCAATCAAAAGTGATCTCCTTCTTGTAGGCAGTGAGGGTGTTTTTCATCAACATGGCTACAGTAATAGGTCCCACACCGCCAGGCACTGGAGTGATATAGCCGGCCTTCTGGGATACacctgtaacacagacacaaaacACATTTCATCTGAAAAGTCCTTAATAATATACATCCATACCATGCCaaaaacaaatgatatacatatattaataaatatatgtaacatgatctgaagaattatgaaatgaaaatacagAAGAAATGTACCACTTATTTATGATTAACTGTGTAAAACTTTGTGGTAATAAAGTGCCAAGTTTTCAAGGAGATCAGTTGGAAACAAATAGAGGAGATAACTGTTTAATATCAGGGCATTAAATTGAATCCTTGAATATAAAAGCTGTTCAGGAAATcagaacaattacatgtactatatcatgattatagagcctatttttaaagatattttaaagaCAGACCAAATCTGAGAGGGAgatatgacaaaaaaaatcaacttatGTTAATTATCATATTCTTAACAGCTAATCAACAATTAATAGATCATTAGGGCCAATAAATGGTGAGTGAAGAAAGtagtaaaataacaaaataaattgaatgataaaatatgttggcacacatgtacatgtacatgcatgtacttAAGAAGATAAATGTGGCTATGGTTAGTCATAAGACTGACGGCTTTCAGATAGTTCATAATTTATATGATGGaccaatatacaaatgtacaatcaTGAACAACATAATACtattataataacattatatctGTCACTGCATGACTGGCATATACTAAGGACAAGTTATCCTGTGAAGTACGTTTTAAGTTGTGCCTATATAGTATCAATTGAATTTGCAATTTAGGTTGACATGTACCAATACATTGCAACACAATCAAAGAGATTAGAGAAAGTTAACCTTCAAAGTCGACATCCCCAACGAGTTTCATCTTGCCAGTGGCCTCATCCTTAACCCTGTTGATGCCAATATCTATGACGGCCACTCCTTCCTTCACCATGTCTGCTGTGATCAGTCCTGGGATTCCCACCGCAACCACCAAAATGTCTGCCGTTTTAGTGAATACTCTAAGCTGTTCTGGAGGTGTGTATCTGTGGCAGATTGTGGTTGTAGCATCACCTGGTAAAAAGGAGAATTTTTGTCAAAAGATTTTGTCAACATATATAAGTAAATTCTAGTAAAGGAAGATATTAGTATTTCATAATCGTACCACTTCTTTTCAAAAAGACAGATTAATAAAACTGTCAATTTTTATCCACCATAACTGTTAGGGAAATGGTTAAATATTGGCTGAAGGGGCTACTTGAAAAGatacacaaaaaaataataatatggcTGTTGACATGTAAAAATATGACATAACTGTTGAATATGACATTCCCACAGTAAATATCAAAActaattattttcaattttgatatgCAGCTTATCcagtttacattgtaatatatgacTCACCTGCCTTGGTTTCATATATACCATCAGCATGCAGCAGCATTGCTAGAGGCATCCCGACATTCTTAGACCGTCCACATACAACAGCATTTTTCCCGTAGGTCTCAATACCTGCCACAATACATACAATAGACTTTAAATCAATGAGTCCTCTTGAGTGGTTGGTATGTTTAGATTGattaatttaaaatcaaaaaaagaatattgatGGTCcgaaaatgaaatgaattataAAGCAGTGTTTCTCATCATCAATACAGTAGACCAATTGTATGTCTAACTGCATCCTGTCCTATCAAAACCTTTCAGTTTTCATAACTATTATTGTGCAAGAAATATCctataataacaataatatttttttgtcaaaaaagTAGTTTGAATATTcatcattgtattgtacattcaataaaaaaagATTGAAGTATTACATTCCAGTATAAGAATATTCAATAAGACCAATAGCAGCTTACAGCCACCTCCAGTATGTTTAAAAAGGCTGAATGCTACAAATCTTTACTGACCTGATCTTCGGAGAATCTCCATGACCCCAGCTGGTGTTGCTGGTACAAAGGACTTCTGATCTGAACAGAATTTGCCAATATTGATGATGTTGAATCCATCAACATCCTTACTTGGATGGACAGCATTACACACCTTCCTCTCAGTGATGTGTTTTGGGACTGGAAGTTGTACCAAGAGGCCGTCCACCTCGTCACTGTCATTCTTCTCCTGAATTAGAGACAACAGGTGTTCCTCTGTGGTCTCTATCGGTAGATTGATCTTTTCACTTGTAATCCCTGTAAAGTCATGGCAGTAAAATATACcgtaaaacatcaaacaaatgtagtggtatatatacaattatatacatgacTGAAAAGCTTAATTTACATCACAATGTGATAATGGGTGGCCAAATGGCCTATTGGGTATATTGCACTCAACTGTCAGCTATAGACAACTGATACCCTGATATGACaatagatatacaaaatgtacatgtatatgggtttttttgttggttttcacTTGGTACTTCAGTTTTCTCCAACACTATAAGACCCTCAGTTGTAAAATATAGTACAGTTGTCATAGTCATAACAATTTTCAGAAGGGGATGTTTCTAATACAAAAAACTTCCCAAATGGGTAGGAGGAATGTGGTTTAGACTGTTTAATTTGATCCATAGaattacaaacaaacaatgacccattgttttatattgtcTTTAACTGTTAAGGAATTAGTGACTTGTGTGTCTGTAACTGTGAAGGGATTAGATACCTGTGTGTCTGTAACTGTGAAGGGATTAGTGACTTGTGTGTCTGTAACTGTGAAGGGATTAGATACCTGTGTGTCTGAAACTGTGAAGGGATTAGTGACTTGTGTGTCTGTAACTGTGAAGGGATTAGTGACTTGTGTGTCTGTAACTGTGAAGGGATTAGTTACCTGTGTGTCTGTAACTGTGAAGGATTAGTTACCTATGTGGCGAGTATGTGCCAGTAACTGTGACATGATTAGTTACCTGTGTGTATGTAACTGTGAAGGATTAGTTACCTGTGTGTCTGTAACTGTGAAGGATTAGTTACCTGTGTCTGTAACTGAAGGATTAGTGTGACCTGTGTGTATGTAACTGTGAAGGAATACATAAGTTACCTGTGTATTTGCATGCCTTGATTTTGTTGGTTACATAAGCCTTGCTGGCTGGGTCCTCCCCTActtgtatcacacacaggttTGGGGGGCGTCGTCCTTCGGCTACAAAACCCTCAATTTCTGCCTTCACTTCATCTTTCATATCTTTTGCAATGGCAACCCCATCTAAAATTTTGGCTGCTGCTAGTCTGGAAATAACATGTAAAacttataaataattttatttcacaGATGATTCAAAGTGTGATAGCTGTTGTCTTTATACATGCAGAGCTAGAACCTAACActaattatattacatgtattacatgtacattatatataaacttttaagTTGTAGAATTTGTTTATCAGGTATTGACAGCTTATTCAATACTTTCTTTGAATGGaataaattaatacatgtagtatatataaaaaGGATGATGTAATATTTGTTCAGATAAACATGtagaaatctaaaaaaaataacttcTGGAATTATTTTCCTTTGAATTGCGCGCAGTCTTTATATTCAACTTGTGTAATTTTGTATGTTTAATTCATGACAACAACAAAACCACCTCTCATTTGGACAGGCTTAACTTTCAGCCTTTCAAAAccatattattttttcaaaattattgatGAATGATATATTGGaggaatgaaaatattaaacaaagtGTTAAGCTATTATTAACAGTTGAAAGAATCCAAACATGAAAATTGTGTCCTGGAAATTATCAAGTATTTAATGTTGATACAAAGGAATTATATTATTACATTCCAATACTGTTCATGATCAGAAAATTATATGCCCATGCAATTTGCTGGCCctaatttgttttttcttttgtcGAGATTATTACCCCATAAATAGCCtgcagggtcattttgaggcggagtctccttgtagtagttttCGACTACCTCAGTGAACAGCATATACAGGAGGCCTGTCaaatgccatccagagcaattaaaATGTAGGGTAAAGTGTACATGTCTTGCCCAAGACATAACGAGGACAGCAGCTTCCCaataaacacaaaccgacatggCTAGGAAGTGTGGTACTACACAAATCTGTACATGTTCTTCACTTGAGGATATGCAGCTGGTGCTCTAATTACGGACTGAGCTACTGCGGCCCCTTGGCCCTTATGAACTTTTATGTGTTGGTGGGCATTTTATACTGTACCATTTGCATTTGTGCTGTCCCATGTGGAACTTGTTGAAAGTCACTCCTGAGTTCATATGGTTTTGTATAAACTGCATCGTATATGAGCTACAGTACTACAGAGAAATACACCtaaattgttaaaatcaatcccccccacccccctgatttttaattttgtcaGAGCTTTTTCTCCAAATTCCAAGCCATGATTGATCCCACTTCCCAAAAAGACCTGCAGATTGTTATTATTAAAGAACAAGAA from Pecten maximus chromosome 1, xPecMax1.1, whole genome shotgun sequence includes these protein-coding regions:
- the LOC117332148 gene encoding bifunctional methylenetetrahydrofolate dehydrogenase/cyclohydrolase, mitochondrial-like; the encoded protein is MSRKILQTFCRISRRSVDAITHRSIGTTSRLAAAKILDGVAIAKDMKDEVKAEIEGFVAEGRRPPNLCVIQVGEDPASKAYVTNKIKACKYTGITSEKINLPIETTEEHLLSLIQEKNDSDEVDGLLVQLPVPKHITERKVCNAVHPSKDVDGFNIINIGKFCSDQKSFVPATPAGVMEILRRSGIETYGKNAVVCGRSKNVGMPLAMLLHADGIYETKAGDATTTICHRYTPPEQLRVFTKTADILVVAVGIPGLITADMVKEGVAVIDIGINRVKDEATGKMKLVGDVDFEGVSQKAGYITPVPGGVGPITVAMLMKNTLTAYKKEITFD